One window of the Candidatus Methylomirabilota bacterium genome contains the following:
- a CDS encoding dienelactone hydrolase family protein: protein PDLFNMFGIAGTTHIGMGADLQAKHGDDEFLGKMDEAWRYLIDRMGTDPARTGCIGHCMGGRLLIPFAADHPSVKAIVLYYPSVRDEPETGHRPRHAFHLARTLQCAALVFAAGQDYIATPAIQGPLWQSFLANGKLVEWHFFSDAQHGFRHPDNPGFQPYYADLTWPLTTGFLQRTV from the coding sequence CCCGATCTCTTCAACATGTTCGGCATCGCGGGCACCACCCACATCGGCATGGGCGCGGATCTGCAGGCCAAGCACGGCGACGACGAGTTCCTGGGCAAGATGGACGAGGCCTGGCGCTACCTCATCGACCGCATGGGGACCGATCCCGCGCGCACCGGCTGCATCGGCCACTGCATGGGCGGGCGGCTGCTGATCCCGTTCGCGGCCGATCACCCGTCGGTGAAGGCCATCGTGCTCTATTACCCCTCGGTGCGCGACGAGCCCGAGACTGGGCACCGGCCCCGTCACGCCTTCCACCTGGCCAGGACGCTCCAGTGCGCGGCGCTCGTGTTCGCGGCGGGCCAGGACTACATCGCGACGCCGGCCATCCAGGGCCCGCTCTGGCAGAGCTTCCTCGCCAACGGCAAGCTCGTGGAGTGGCACTTCTTCTCCGACGCGCAGCACGGCTTCCGCCATCCCGACAACCCGGGCTTCCAGCCCTACTACGCCGATCTCACCTGGCCGCTCACCACCGGCTTCCTGCAGCGCACCGTCTGA
- a CDS encoding cupin domain-containing protein produces MTEPKQKFSASLAKDAVYQPGLRSFMEYRDLGIADATHGKMRAHIIRVKQGGDTHDLHTTGLHKHECDFQMFYVLRGTIKFVYEGHGERTFNAGDCVLQPAGIVHNELECTDDLEILEIYSPAVHPTVVVEKMPEAAAAAR; encoded by the coding sequence ATGACCGAGCCCAAGCAGAAGTTCAGCGCCAGCCTCGCCAAGGACGCCGTCTACCAGCCCGGCCTCCGCAGCTTCATGGAGTACCGCGACCTCGGCATCGCCGACGCCACCCACGGCAAGATGCGCGCCCACATCATTCGCGTGAAGCAGGGCGGCGACACCCACGATCTCCACACCACCGGGCTGCACAAGCACGAGTGCGACTTCCAGATGTTCTACGTGCTCCGTGGCACCATCAAGTTCGTCTACGAGGGCCATGGCGAGCGCACGTTCAACGCGGGCGACTGCGTGCTGCAGCCCGCCGGCATCGTGCACAACGAGCTCGAGTGCACCGACGACCTGGAGATCCTCGAGATCTACTCGCCGGCGGTGCATCCGACGGTGGTGGTGGAGAAGATGCCGGAGGCCGCGGCGGCCGCACGCTAG
- a CDS encoding ABC transporter substrate-binding protein produces MRGGVTMGRRGFLTLTAGVLLAPAGKVAGQATGRVHRIGFLGNSTEALEANLVGPFREGLREQGYVEGRDLIVEYRWAEGQYERFPALVQELIHLKVDVIVTAGTPAALAVKRATTRIPVVMLAVGDPVGSGLVASLAHPGGNLTGLVGIAPDLEGKRLELLKEIVPRLSAVAFLTNPANRLHVTSEKQVQEAARALHLRVEFFPTRTEAEFDRAFQAIAAWRPGALVMLADRVFLHSRARIVEFTERSRLPAVYAYSELVEAGGLMSFGPSYPGMHRRAAYYVDRILKGTRPADLPMEQPSKFELIVNLKTARSLGLTIPETVLLRADQVLE; encoded by the coding sequence ATGCGCGGCGGCGTGACGATGGGACGACGGGGATTCCTGACCCTCACGGCCGGGGTCCTTCTCGCCCCCGCCGGGAAGGTGGCCGGGCAGGCAACCGGGAGGGTTCACCGGATCGGGTTTCTCGGGAACTCGACCGAGGCGCTCGAGGCCAACCTGGTGGGCCCGTTTCGCGAGGGGCTTCGCGAGCAGGGCTACGTCGAGGGTCGCGACCTCATCGTCGAGTATCGCTGGGCCGAGGGGCAGTACGAGCGCTTCCCGGCCCTCGTCCAGGAGCTGATCCACCTCAAGGTGGACGTCATCGTCACCGCCGGGACTCCCGCCGCCCTCGCGGTCAAGCGGGCGACGACCAGGATCCCGGTCGTGATGCTGGCGGTGGGCGACCCCGTCGGGAGCGGACTCGTCGCGAGCCTGGCTCACCCCGGCGGCAACCTCACCGGGCTCGTGGGGATCGCGCCGGATCTCGAGGGCAAGCGGCTCGAGCTGTTGAAGGAGATCGTGCCGCGCCTGTCGGCGGTCGCGTTCCTGACGAACCCGGCGAATCGCCTCCACGTCACGTCCGAGAAACAGGTGCAGGAGGCGGCGCGCGCTCTGCACCTGAGGGTGGAGTTCTTCCCGACGCGGACCGAAGCCGAGTTCGACCGGGCATTCCAGGCGATCGCGGCCTGGCGGCCTGGCGCCCTGGTCATGCTGGCCGATCGGGTGTTCCTGCACAGCCGGGCGCGCATCGTGGAGTTCACCGAGCGATCACGCCTGCCCGCGGTCTACGCCTACTCCGAACTGGTCGAGGCGGGAGGCCTGATGTCCTTCGGCCCCAGCTATCCGGGCATGCACCGACGCGCCGCGTACTACGTGGATCGGATCCTCAAAGGGACGCGGCCGGCCGATCTTCCCATGGAGCAGCCGTCGAAGTTCGAGCTGATCGTGAACCTGAAAACCGCTCGGAGCCTCGGCCTGACGATTCCGGAGACAGTGCTCCTGAGGGCCGATCAAGTCCTCGAGTGA
- a CDS encoding thiamine pyrophosphate-dependent enzyme — protein sequence MRKTITGTGGMLLLQTLKDAGVEYLFTNPGSAETGLFAAIAEDGDNRLVVGKHEGLVAAMADGYHRVSGKVGVVIAHVMGGSYQLAGQLFNAQVAGSSLLVIAGDWASELQDYRGLAPFPGLSQAESMRPITKEARCAYQVHTNPKAISVATIRALREATTPPTGPVYLSISAELLHTEGLEATIGEDARYEIERPGPARPATIEAIARRLGEARCPVLMFGDDVWRTGAAAEAVALAEALEAPVFASRQIFPNFPTRHPLFCGNYPVPKDFTQTTGLQPDLIFLVGCQGVHGSVSEPVVMQIGPNPLLMGRHYPLDLAAQCELRETLGGVTRALGRLHGDKASSWAPQRGKVRAFAANLIEREEKLAREHEHDIPVHPAVLEAQLASVLPTSTVMVHESSTARLTLLPFGHGGMTWTRSGGGSLGFGVGAAIGAKIAAGRERPVVLHLGDGALGYSASGFWSMARYNTAILTIVSNNESYQIVRHNWAREMPDAKMIREGKYPGLWLSAPPVDYVGLARSQGVDGEAVTTVKDLEPALRRGMDKITRENRPYLIEVAVAREGIGADSTWYQDWQL from the coding sequence ATGCGCAAGACCATCACCGGCACCGGCGGCATGCTGCTGCTCCAGACGCTCAAGGACGCGGGCGTCGAGTATCTGTTCACCAACCCGGGCTCGGCGGAGACCGGGCTCTTCGCCGCCATCGCCGAGGATGGGGACAATCGCCTGGTGGTCGGCAAGCACGAGGGGCTGGTGGCCGCGATGGCCGACGGCTACCACCGCGTCAGCGGCAAGGTGGGCGTGGTCATCGCGCACGTCATGGGCGGCTCCTACCAGCTCGCGGGGCAGCTCTTCAATGCCCAGGTCGCCGGCTCGTCGCTGCTGGTGATCGCGGGTGACTGGGCCTCGGAGCTTCAGGACTATCGCGGGCTCGCGCCGTTTCCTGGGCTGAGCCAGGCCGAGTCGATGCGCCCGATCACGAAAGAGGCGCGCTGCGCCTACCAGGTGCACACCAACCCCAAGGCCATCAGCGTGGCCACCATCCGCGCGCTGCGCGAGGCGACCACGCCGCCGACGGGGCCGGTGTACCTCTCGATCAGCGCCGAGCTGCTGCACACCGAGGGGCTCGAGGCCACCATCGGCGAGGATGCGCGCTACGAGATCGAGCGGCCGGGGCCGGCGCGGCCTGCGACCATCGAGGCGATCGCCAGGCGACTGGGTGAAGCCAGGTGTCCGGTGCTGATGTTCGGCGACGATGTCTGGCGCACCGGCGCGGCGGCGGAGGCGGTTGCGCTGGCCGAGGCGCTGGAGGCGCCGGTGTTCGCGAGCCGGCAGATCTTCCCCAACTTCCCCACGCGGCATCCGCTCTTCTGCGGCAACTACCCGGTGCCGAAGGACTTCACCCAGACCACTGGACTGCAGCCGGACCTGATCTTCCTGGTCGGCTGCCAGGGCGTGCACGGCAGCGTGAGCGAGCCGGTGGTGATGCAGATCGGGCCGAACCCGCTCCTGATGGGCCGGCACTATCCGCTCGACCTGGCCGCGCAGTGCGAGCTGCGCGAGACGCTGGGCGGCGTCACCCGGGCGCTGGGGCGGCTGCACGGCGACAAGGCATCATCGTGGGCGCCCCAGCGCGGCAAGGTCCGCGCCTTCGCGGCCAACCTGATCGAGCGCGAGGAGAAGCTGGCCCGCGAGCACGAGCACGACATCCCGGTGCACCCGGCGGTGCTGGAGGCGCAGCTGGCCTCGGTGCTGCCGACGAGCACGGTGATGGTGCACGAGAGCTCGACCGCGCGCCTGACGCTCCTGCCGTTCGGTCACGGCGGCATGACCTGGACGCGTAGCGGCGGCGGCTCGCTCGGCTTCGGAGTGGGGGCGGCCATCGGGGCCAAGATCGCGGCCGGCCGCGAGCGCCCGGTCGTCCTGCATCTCGGCGACGGCGCCCTCGGCTACAGCGCCTCTGGCTTCTGGTCCATGGCGCGCTACAACACCGCGATCCTCACCATCGTCTCCAACAACGAGAGCTACCAGATCGTGCGCCACAACTGGGCGCGCGAGATGCCCGACGCCAAGATGATCCGCGAGGGCAAGTACCCCGGCCTCTGGCTCAGCGCGCCGCCGGTGGACTACGTGGGCCTGGCCCGCTCGCAGGGCGTGGACGGCGAGGCGGTCACCACGGTGAAGGACCTGGAGCCGGCCCTCCGCCGCGGGATGGACAAGATCACCCGCGAGAACCGCCCGTACCTGATCGAGGTCGCGGTGGCGCGCGAGGGCATCGGCGCCGACTCCACCTGGTACCAGGACTGGCAGCTCTGA
- a CDS encoding MlaD family protein yields MPEEPPPEPIPADRAADPSLPRATMRKRRWKLPFVWIVPLVAAIVAGSLVYQRMQERGPTITIRFRDASGVKPDQTEMRYRGVPVGQVIRAELTSDQQHVLVSVQLHHTAEGLAREGSVFWIVRPEIGFGTVRGLSTVLTGSYIQSMPGKGKAKKDFVGLESASPTMGQPGMTVTLASTQIGSVRVGSPIFYRGVEVGSVTALELSRDATAAQARAFISQRYARLIRVGSRFWMVGGVDVDFGLFRGLQINVDSLRSLVTGGIAFASPDEGEIAREGTTFLLHDKPQKEWLDWRPKITIPAGD; encoded by the coding sequence ATGCCGGAGGAGCCGCCGCCCGAGCCGATTCCGGCGGACCGCGCCGCCGATCCGTCGCTGCCGCGCGCGACGATGCGCAAGCGCCGCTGGAAGCTGCCGTTCGTCTGGATCGTGCCGCTCGTCGCGGCGATCGTCGCGGGCAGCCTCGTCTACCAGCGCATGCAGGAGCGCGGCCCCACCATCACGATCCGGTTCCGCGACGCGAGCGGCGTGAAACCGGATCAGACCGAGATGCGCTATCGCGGCGTGCCGGTCGGCCAGGTCATCCGCGCCGAGCTGACCTCCGATCAGCAGCACGTGCTGGTGAGCGTGCAGCTGCACCACACCGCCGAGGGGCTCGCCCGCGAGGGCTCCGTCTTCTGGATCGTGCGCCCGGAGATCGGCTTCGGCACCGTGCGTGGGCTCAGCACGGTGCTCACCGGCTCGTACATCCAGTCGATGCCCGGAAAGGGCAAGGCGAAGAAGGACTTCGTCGGGCTGGAGTCCGCCTCCCCGACCATGGGCCAGCCCGGCATGACCGTCACGCTGGCCTCGACCCAGATCGGGTCGGTGCGCGTGGGCTCGCCGATCTTCTATCGCGGCGTCGAAGTCGGCTCGGTGACCGCGCTCGAGCTGAGCCGCGACGCGACCGCCGCGCAGGCGCGCGCGTTCATCTCGCAGCGGTACGCGCGCCTGATTCGCGTCGGCTCGCGCTTCTGGATGGTCGGCGGCGTGGACGTCGACTTCGGCCTGTTCCGCGGCCTGCAGATCAACGTGGACTCGCTCCGGTCGCTGGTGACCGGCGGCATCGCCTTCGCCTCGCCGGACGAGGGCGAGATCGCCCGCGAGGGCACGACCTTCCTCCTGCACGACAAACCACAGAAGGAATGGCTCGACTGGCGACCGAAGATCACGATCCCGGCCGGAGACTGA
- a CDS encoding paraquat-inducible protein A — protein MDTVVCCKVCGLVQHQGPLAPGMLAECVRCGARLGDHKPNSLSRTAAFTLAALALYVPANVFPILRMDLYGVHSENTVWEGCKTLFQRGEVLVAIVVFLASLVIPFLKLLGLFFLVVTTRLRSRWRRPLRTWIYRAIDLVGPWAMLDVFLLAILVSLVKLGELATVIPGPGLFAFSAVVVLTILASSSFDPSLIWAEPDGEP, from the coding sequence GTGGACACGGTGGTCTGCTGCAAGGTCTGTGGCCTGGTCCAGCACCAGGGACCGCTCGCTCCCGGCATGCTCGCGGAATGCGTACGATGCGGGGCACGCCTCGGCGACCACAAGCCGAACAGCCTGTCCCGCACGGCGGCGTTCACCCTGGCCGCGCTGGCTCTGTACGTTCCCGCCAACGTCTTTCCAATCCTGCGCATGGATCTGTACGGCGTGCACTCGGAGAACACGGTCTGGGAGGGCTGCAAGACGCTGTTCCAGCGCGGCGAGGTCCTCGTCGCGATCGTGGTGTTCCTGGCCAGTCTGGTGATCCCGTTCCTCAAACTACTCGGGCTTTTTTTCCTGGTCGTGACCACCCGACTCCGCTCCCGCTGGCGCCGGCCGCTCCGAACCTGGATCTACCGCGCGATCGACCTCGTCGGCCCCTGGGCGATGCTCGATGTGTTCCTGCTGGCGATCCTCGTCTCGCTCGTCAAGCTGGGCGAGCTGGCGACCGTCATTCCCGGCCCGGGACTGTTCGCGTTCAGCGCGGTGGTGGTGTTGACCATCCTGGCCTCGAGCAGCTTCGATCCGAGCCTGATCTGGGCCGAGCCCGACGGCGAGCCGTGA
- a CDS encoding xanthine dehydrogenase family protein subunit M, translated as MRYEAPESLEGAVALLAGAKGEARVLAGGTDLLVQMRADVVDPDLIVDIKRIPETRAVTEEKGGWRIGAAVTGAELKEHPRLKKVWPGVIEAANLIGSTQVQGRATLGGNLCNGSPAADSVPALIAAGAVASLVGPGGRRDLPVEDVMLGPRKLALQKGEIVASFLLPPRPPRSSDAYLRFIPRTEMDIAVVGAGVSLSLDANSVISAARVSLGAVAARVLLVPEAAQAIIGSRLDKPAQDRLEAAARAACRPIDDKRGTTEFRIDVAAVLARRSALIALDRARSN; from the coding sequence ATGCGATACGAGGCACCGGAGTCGTTGGAAGGAGCAGTTGCCCTCCTCGCCGGAGCGAAGGGCGAGGCGCGGGTCCTGGCCGGAGGCACCGACCTCCTGGTCCAGATGCGCGCCGACGTCGTCGATCCCGACCTGATCGTCGACATCAAGCGGATTCCCGAGACCCGCGCGGTCACCGAGGAAAAGGGCGGCTGGCGCATCGGGGCCGCGGTCACCGGGGCGGAATTGAAGGAGCATCCGCGGCTCAAGAAGGTCTGGCCGGGAGTGATCGAGGCCGCCAACCTGATCGGCTCGACCCAGGTGCAGGGCCGGGCGACGCTCGGCGGCAACCTGTGCAACGGCTCGCCGGCCGCCGACAGCGTGCCCGCGCTGATCGCGGCCGGCGCGGTCGCCTCGCTCGTGGGACCGGGAGGCCGACGCGATCTGCCGGTCGAGGACGTGATGCTCGGACCCCGCAAGCTGGCGCTCCAGAAGGGCGAGATCGTGGCCTCCTTCCTGTTGCCGCCGCGGCCGCCCCGCTCGAGCGACGCCTATCTGCGCTTCATCCCACGCACCGAAATGGACATCGCGGTCGTGGGGGCGGGGGTAAGCTTGAGCCTCGACGCCAACAGCGTCATCAGCGCGGCCCGGGTGAGCCTGGGCGCGGTGGCGGCGCGGGTGCTCCTGGTGCCCGAGGCGGCGCAGGCCATCATCGGGAGCCGGCTGGACAAGCCGGCGCAGGATCGGCTCGAGGCCGCGGCGCGGGCCGCGTGCCGTCCCATCGACGACAAGCGAGGCACCACCGAGTTCCGCATCGACGTGGCGGCCGTGCTGGCCCGGCGGAGCGCCCTGATCGCACTGGACCGAGCGAGGAGCAACTGA
- a CDS encoding (2Fe-2S)-binding protein yields MAKHHIEATVNGDAVEFLCETEETLLDVLRDTLNLTGSKEGCASGDCGACSVMLDGRLVCSCLVLGCEISGRKVETIEGMAKGDSLHPLQQRFLEAAALQCGICTPGVLVASKALLEKNPDPSEHEVRFWLAGNLCRCTGYDKIVTAVMDTAAAMRKG; encoded by the coding sequence ATGGCCAAGCATCACATCGAAGCGACGGTGAATGGAGACGCGGTGGAGTTTCTCTGCGAGACGGAGGAGACGCTGCTCGACGTGCTCCGCGACACCCTCAACCTGACCGGCAGCAAGGAAGGCTGCGCCTCCGGCGACTGCGGGGCCTGCAGCGTGATGCTCGACGGGCGGCTGGTCTGCTCGTGCCTGGTGCTGGGCTGCGAGATCTCGGGACGGAAGGTCGAGACGATCGAGGGCATGGCCAAAGGGGACTCGCTCCATCCGCTGCAGCAGCGGTTCCTGGAAGCGGCCGCACTGCAGTGCGGCATCTGCACCCCGGGTGTCCTGGTCGCGTCCAAGGCGCTCCTCGAGAAGAACCCGGATCCCAGCGAGCACGAGGTGCGCTTCTGGCTGGCCGGCAACCTGTGCCGGTGCACCGGCTACGACAAGATCGTGACCGCGGTGATGGATACCGCGGCCGCCATGAGAAAGGGATAG
- a CDS encoding xanthine dehydrogenase family protein molybdopterin-binding subunit — MAETNGHSQANGHSYVGTRQIRPDGVDKVTGRARFGADFNLPGQLIGRVLRSPYPHARIVAIDTSKAEALPGVKAVITRDDFGDQPSEFIPAGEMMMNYKDVVRNVMAREKALYEGHAVAAVAATSAAIARRALKLIDVKYEVLPHVIDVVAAMRPDAPLLHDDLFTVGVEPKPEKPSNVAKRVEIKVGDVEAGFKKADLVVEREFKTAPVHQGYIEPHAALASASEDGSVELWTTTQGHFIVRAHCARLLGLDIGKVRVTATEIGGGFGGKTVVYLEPLAIALSRKAKRAVKMVMSREEVFKASGPTSGATVRVKMGSTRDGKFVAGFAELKYQAGAFQGSPVQPGTMCAYAPYDIENVHVIGYDVVSNRPKVAAYRAPGAPISEYAVESVVDEIAKKLELDPIELRMMNAAREGTKAAYGPKFGPIGLEETLNSIKKTEHWNTPLRKWQGRGVASGFWFNIGGETSVSLTVNEDGTISLMAGTPDIGGLRAALTSVAADELGVPYDKVRPIIGDTGSLSFNFLTGGSRSAFSGSMAIVEAARQIKNDLIARACKLWEAKPDQVEWKDGAVRPLGALAEKVKPMTIADFAKVSGKTGGPIGGVGRINAQGAGPSFGTHLVDLEVDPETGRATILRYTVAQDAGRALHPAYVEGQYQGGAVQGIGWALNEEYIYGEDGKLQNAGFLDYRMPVASDVPMIDTVLVEVGNPKHPYGVRGVGETPIVPPLAAIANAMENATGIRFTELPMSPPKVLKALKDKGLNKA, encoded by the coding sequence ATGGCCGAGACCAACGGGCACTCCCAGGCGAACGGACACAGCTACGTCGGCACGCGGCAGATCCGTCCGGACGGCGTGGACAAGGTGACGGGCCGCGCCCGCTTCGGGGCCGACTTCAACCTGCCCGGCCAGCTCATCGGCCGCGTGCTGCGCAGCCCGTATCCGCACGCCCGCATCGTCGCGATCGACACCTCGAAGGCGGAGGCGCTGCCCGGGGTGAAGGCGGTCATTACCCGGGACGACTTCGGGGATCAGCCGTCCGAGTTCATCCCGGCCGGCGAGATGATGATGAACTACAAGGACGTGGTGCGGAACGTCATGGCCCGCGAGAAGGCGCTGTACGAAGGGCACGCGGTGGCCGCGGTGGCCGCGACCAGCGCGGCCATCGCCCGGCGCGCGCTCAAGCTCATCGACGTGAAGTACGAGGTGCTGCCCCACGTCATCGACGTGGTCGCCGCCATGCGCCCCGACGCGCCGCTGCTCCACGACGACCTGTTCACGGTGGGAGTGGAGCCGAAGCCGGAGAAGCCCTCGAACGTGGCCAAGCGCGTCGAGATCAAGGTCGGCGACGTCGAGGCCGGCTTCAAGAAGGCCGACCTCGTGGTGGAGCGCGAGTTCAAGACCGCTCCGGTGCACCAGGGCTACATCGAGCCGCACGCCGCGCTGGCCAGCGCGTCCGAGGACGGCTCGGTCGAGCTGTGGACGACGACGCAAGGGCACTTCATCGTGCGCGCCCACTGCGCGCGCCTGCTCGGGCTCGACATCGGCAAGGTGCGGGTGACCGCCACCGAGATCGGCGGCGGCTTCGGGGGCAAGACCGTGGTGTACCTCGAGCCCCTCGCCATCGCCCTGTCCCGCAAGGCCAAGCGGGCGGTGAAGATGGTGATGTCGCGCGAAGAAGTGTTCAAGGCCTCGGGCCCGACTTCTGGAGCCACCGTGCGCGTGAAGATGGGGTCAACCCGCGATGGCAAGTTCGTGGCCGGGTTCGCCGAGCTGAAGTACCAGGCCGGCGCGTTCCAGGGCTCGCCGGTGCAGCCCGGCACCATGTGCGCCTACGCGCCCTACGATATCGAGAACGTGCACGTGATCGGCTACGACGTGGTCTCGAACCGGCCGAAGGTGGCGGCCTACCGGGCCCCCGGCGCGCCGATCTCCGAGTACGCGGTCGAGAGCGTGGTGGACGAGATCGCCAAGAAGCTCGAGCTCGATCCCATCGAGCTGCGCATGATGAACGCGGCCCGCGAGGGCACCAAGGCCGCCTACGGGCCCAAGTTCGGGCCGATCGGCCTCGAGGAGACGCTGAACTCGATCAAGAAGACCGAGCACTGGAACACTCCGCTGCGGAAGTGGCAGGGCCGCGGGGTGGCCTCGGGATTCTGGTTCAACATCGGCGGCGAGACCTCGGTGTCGCTGACCGTGAACGAGGACGGCACGATCTCGCTGATGGCCGGCACCCCCGACATCGGCGGCCTGCGCGCGGCGCTCACCTCGGTGGCCGCCGACGAGCTGGGCGTGCCCTACGACAAGGTGCGCCCGATCATCGGCGACACCGGCTCGCTGTCCTTCAACTTCCTCACCGGCGGCAGCCGCTCCGCGTTCTCGGGCTCGATGGCCATCGTGGAGGCGGCCCGGCAGATCAAGAACGATCTGATCGCGCGGGCGTGCAAGCTGTGGGAGGCCAAGCCCGACCAGGTCGAGTGGAAGGACGGCGCGGTGCGGCCGCTCGGCGCGCTCGCCGAGAAGGTCAAGCCGATGACCATCGCCGACTTCGCCAAGGTCTCCGGCAAGACCGGCGGTCCCATCGGGGGCGTGGGCCGCATCAATGCCCAGGGCGCCGGCCCGAGCTTCGGCACGCACCTGGTGGATCTCGAGGTGGACCCGGAGACCGGCCGGGCCACCATCCTGCGCTACACCGTCGCCCAGGACGCGGGCCGGGCGCTGCATCCGGCCTACGTCGAGGGGCAGTACCAGGGCGGGGCGGTGCAGGGCATCGGCTGGGCGCTGAACGAGGAGTACATCTACGGCGAGGACGGCAAGCTGCAGAACGCGGGCTTCCTCGACTACCGCATGCCGGTGGCCTCCGACGTGCCGATGATCGACACGGTGCTGGTGGAGGTCGGCAACCCCAAGCATCCCTACGGGGTGCGTGGGGTGGGAGAAACGCCAATCGTCCCGCCGCTGGCCGCCATCGCCAACGCGATGGAGAACGCCACCGGCATCCGCTTCACCGAGCTGCCGATGTCGCCGCCCAAGGTGCTCAAGGCGCTCAAGGACAAGGGCCTGAACAAGGCCTGA
- a CDS encoding MoaD/ThiS family protein codes for MARVVLVGNLAQVTGGVAEFDLSATSVQQLFRQLTALHPALERHLETGVAVAIDGQIYQDALFAPIHDDSEVFLLPQIAGGGPGADRGPTAARGRSLAR; via the coding sequence ATGGCGCGAGTGGTGCTGGTCGGCAACCTCGCGCAGGTGACGGGCGGCGTCGCCGAGTTCGATCTCTCGGCGACGTCCGTCCAGCAGCTCTTCCGGCAGCTCACCGCGCTGCACCCGGCGCTCGAGCGGCATCTCGAGACCGGCGTCGCGGTCGCCATCGACGGCCAGATCTACCAGGACGCCCTCTTCGCGCCGATCCACGACGACAGCGAAGTCTTCCTCCTCCCCCAGATCGCCGGCGGGGGGCCGGGGGCCGACCGCGGACCAACGGCTGCCCGCGGCCGAAGCCTTGCGAGGTGA